A genomic region of Chlorobaculum parvum NCIB 8327 contains the following coding sequences:
- the rimO gene encoding 30S ribosomal protein S12 methylthiotransferase RimO encodes MATSNERKPAIFLLSLGCSKNTVDSERLTAQAVASGLTFTDDVDEASIILINTCGFIEDAKKESIDEMLAAIGKKEEGIVREVYVMGCLVELYRKELSEEMPEVDGWFGTRQLPDVLAAIGAHYCEELYDRRELLTPPHYAFLKISEGCNRRCSFCSIPKIRGPYVSQPIEQLLREAALLQEQGVRELNLIAQDISVYGYDLYGKPALNDLTLRLSDMGFDWIRLLYAYPLNFPLEVIDTMRQRRNVCNYLDMPLQHINDRILKSMQRGIGRKGTEELIDAIRQKNPDIRLRTTMIAGYPSETREEFDELLDFVRQARFDRLGCFPYRHEEHAPAYALEDTISDKEKEERVGELMELQESIAASLNRKLEGQTLTVLIDRIEDNVAYGRTEYDAPEVDNDVIIEIGDEAVEEGEFRQVTVEDSTAYELFGRVGSECS; translated from the coding sequence ATGGCAACAAGTAACGAACGGAAACCGGCGATCTTCCTGCTCAGCCTCGGCTGCTCGAAAAACACCGTCGATAGCGAACGGCTCACCGCGCAGGCGGTCGCTTCGGGACTGACCTTCACCGACGACGTTGACGAGGCAAGCATCATCCTCATCAACACCTGTGGCTTCATCGAGGACGCCAAAAAGGAGTCGATCGACGAAATGCTCGCCGCCATCGGCAAAAAGGAGGAGGGCATCGTGCGCGAGGTGTACGTGATGGGTTGCCTCGTCGAACTCTACCGCAAGGAGCTGAGCGAGGAGATGCCGGAGGTTGACGGATGGTTCGGCACCCGCCAGCTCCCCGACGTGCTCGCGGCCATTGGCGCGCACTACTGCGAGGAGCTGTACGACCGGCGCGAACTGCTCACGCCACCGCACTACGCCTTCCTGAAAATCAGCGAGGGGTGCAACCGCCGCTGCTCCTTCTGCTCCATCCCGAAAATCCGCGGCCCCTACGTCAGCCAGCCCATCGAGCAGCTCCTCCGCGAAGCCGCGCTGCTCCAGGAGCAGGGCGTCCGCGAGCTGAACCTCATCGCGCAGGACATCAGCGTCTATGGCTACGACCTCTACGGCAAACCGGCGCTCAACGACCTCACGCTGCGCCTCTCCGACATGGGCTTCGACTGGATCCGCCTCCTCTACGCCTACCCGCTCAACTTCCCGCTGGAGGTAATCGATACCATGCGCCAGCGCCGTAACGTCTGCAACTACCTCGACATGCCGTTGCAGCACATCAACGACCGCATCCTGAAATCGATGCAGCGCGGCATCGGGCGCAAAGGCACGGAAGAGTTGATCGACGCCATTCGCCAGAAGAACCCCGACATCCGCCTCCGCACCACCATGATCGCCGGCTACCCCAGCGAAACCCGCGAAGAGTTCGACGAGCTGCTCGACTTCGTGCGCCAGGCCCGCTTCGACCGCCTCGGCTGCTTCCCCTACCGCCACGAAGAGCACGCCCCCGCCTACGCGCTTGAGGATACGATCAGCGACAAAGAGAAGGAAGAGCGGGTCGGCGAACTGATGGAACTGCAAGAAAGCATAGCCGCCAGCCTCAACCGAAAGCTTGAAGGCCAAACGCTCACCGTCCTCATCGACCGAATCGAGGATAACGTTGCCTACGGAAGAACCGAATACGACGCCCCCGAAGTCGATAACGACGTAATTATCGAGATTGGCGATGAAGCTGTGGAAGAAGGAGAATTCCGACAGGTGACGGTCGAAGACTCGACCGCGTATGAGTTGTTTGGGAGGGTGGGTTCAGAATGCAGCTAA
- the tgt gene encoding tRNA guanosine(34) transglycosylase Tgt produces MKFSVTAKDSSSAARCGVLSTAHGDIPTPIFMPVGTRASVKSVEPDELKALDAKIILANTYHLYLKPGNDILFKAGGVHRFMNWDGPLLTDSGGYQVYSLTDLRKISEEGVMFKSHLDGSKLHFTPENVVDTQRIIGSDIMMPLDECPPWPAEREYVQKSGELTLRWAERARKHFLSTRPHYGHEQFQFGITQGGTFDDLRAHSSRELIGMDFDGYAVGGMAVGEPAEEMYRMLELSHTILPESKPRYLMGVGTPSNILNAIERGVDMFDCVIPTREGRNGRVYTRKGTLNLRSAKYADDFRPIDEGFDNHVCRNYSRAYIRHLLNVGEILGLKLCTMQNLSFYLWLTRTAREHIAAGDFTDWKESFLMEFNRNGNK; encoded by the coding sequence CAGTCGGCACGCGGGCGAGCGTCAAATCAGTCGAGCCGGACGAGCTGAAAGCGCTCGACGCTAAGATCATTCTGGCCAACACCTACCACCTCTATCTGAAACCCGGCAACGACATCCTCTTCAAGGCTGGAGGCGTGCACCGTTTCATGAACTGGGACGGCCCACTGTTGACCGACAGCGGCGGCTACCAGGTCTATTCGCTCACCGACCTGCGCAAGATCAGCGAGGAGGGGGTAATGTTCAAGTCGCACCTCGACGGTTCGAAACTCCATTTTACGCCAGAGAACGTGGTCGATACGCAGCGTATTATCGGGAGCGACATCATGATGCCGCTCGACGAGTGCCCGCCGTGGCCCGCCGAGCGCGAGTATGTGCAGAAGTCCGGAGAGCTGACGCTGCGCTGGGCCGAGCGGGCGCGCAAGCACTTCCTCTCGACCCGCCCTCACTACGGCCACGAGCAATTCCAGTTCGGCATAACCCAAGGCGGCACGTTTGACGATTTGCGGGCGCACTCCAGCCGTGAGCTGATCGGGATGGATTTCGATGGCTACGCGGTCGGCGGCATGGCGGTTGGCGAACCGGCCGAGGAGATGTACCGGATGCTGGAGCTGTCGCACACGATTCTGCCCGAATCGAAGCCACGCTACCTGATGGGCGTCGGCACGCCCTCGAACATCCTCAACGCCATCGAGCGGGGCGTCGACATGTTCGACTGCGTCATCCCGACGCGCGAGGGGCGCAACGGGCGCGTCTATACCCGCAAGGGGACACTCAACCTGCGCTCGGCAAAATACGCCGACGACTTCCGCCCGATTGACGAAGGGTTCGACAACCACGTCTGCCGCAACTACAGCCGGGCCTACATCCGCCACCTGCTCAACGTCGGCGAAATTCTCGGCCTGAAGCTCTGCACGATGCAGAACCTCTCGTTCTACCTCTGGCTCACCAGAACGGCGCGCGAGCACATCGCGGCAGGCGACTTCACCGACTGGAAAGAGTCATTCCTCATGGAGTTCAACCGCAATGGCAACAAGTAA
- a CDS encoding peptidoglycan-binding domain-containing protein, whose amino-acid sequence MFILKEEDLLRLWQINQFDIPKDQWVFFGLRGCLPVDDQDHSFAREHRLEVVTPDYVHPRCTIGQWAPGKGFAVFPGSTVPHRKHVESSISKNGQGTNQLLTGCYKDYRKGVHKAGQSTGHQAFRQDHKLPVRRTADDVDYDADDRVEFGQPFDNLHAGWCMSVESDLYASAGCQVLVGFPQCEKRGNNPDTGPWKAFKENAYAIDQRSFHYVLLTGWEAQRVATSQRAMSPRLRFGSQGELVHVIQQKLSARGFYEGKIDSDFGLRTLQALLDFQTAEFGPSEDDGIVGPQTASALAIDWPDTLSGIYVVAPAAPTTTPAGFFRFEGNNAVAPDNTVFARKFRKGVYHYGKTTIRDFVRQNRTAFSDVSTSLLNIMDAVSENEGKLEAINTWDNAFLTFGTFQWTVGTGAGSGELPALLARLKQDDADVFERYFGQFGLDVTGVRAGAPENPGITPTGYCSLDGEKISSSAAKEKLRTLEWAYRFWLAGHDDVVRAAEIRQAMDRIHIFYNSPRHQINGRPVCDYVSSEYGVALLLDQHINRPGHVPKTIAEAVTKVGGSKDPATWSDDDERRVLDEYIDLRSHTSMTDSDKRAQRIANAVETGIILDKRGSFVV is encoded by the coding sequence ATGTTTATCCTGAAAGAAGAAGATTTGCTGCGCTTGTGGCAGATCAACCAGTTTGATATTCCCAAAGATCAGTGGGTTTTCTTTGGATTGCGTGGCTGCCTTCCGGTTGACGATCAGGATCACTCCTTTGCGCGGGAGCATCGGCTTGAGGTCGTCACTCCCGACTATGTTCATCCGCGATGCACGATCGGCCAGTGGGCTCCGGGCAAGGGCTTTGCGGTGTTTCCGGGTAGTACGGTTCCGCATCGCAAGCATGTGGAGAGCTCCATCAGCAAAAATGGGCAGGGTACTAACCAGCTGCTCACCGGTTGCTACAAGGACTACCGGAAAGGGGTGCATAAAGCAGGCCAATCGACCGGGCATCAGGCGTTTCGGCAGGATCACAAGCTTCCGGTTCGCCGCACGGCCGATGATGTCGATTATGACGCGGACGATCGCGTCGAGTTCGGCCAGCCGTTCGATAACCTTCACGCCGGCTGGTGTATGAGCGTCGAATCAGACCTTTACGCGAGTGCCGGTTGCCAGGTGCTGGTGGGATTTCCGCAATGCGAAAAACGCGGGAACAATCCGGACACCGGCCCCTGGAAAGCTTTCAAGGAGAATGCCTACGCAATCGACCAGCGCAGTTTTCATTACGTCCTCCTGACCGGGTGGGAAGCGCAGCGGGTGGCCACTTCCCAAAGGGCGATGTCGCCTCGGCTGCGGTTCGGTTCGCAAGGGGAGCTTGTTCACGTCATTCAGCAGAAGCTCAGTGCGCGGGGTTTTTACGAAGGTAAAATCGATAGCGACTTCGGCCTTCGAACGCTTCAGGCTCTGCTCGACTTCCAGACCGCCGAATTTGGCCCGAGCGAAGACGACGGCATCGTCGGCCCGCAGACGGCCTCCGCGCTTGCCATCGACTGGCCCGACACCCTTTCCGGCATCTATGTTGTCGCCCCGGCAGCGCCGACAACAACGCCTGCCGGATTTTTCCGGTTTGAAGGAAACAACGCAGTCGCGCCAGACAACACGGTGTTTGCCAGGAAGTTTCGCAAGGGCGTGTACCATTACGGCAAGACGACCATCCGGGATTTTGTCCGTCAAAACCGGACGGCGTTTTCAGACGTTTCGACCTCTCTGTTGAACATCATGGACGCCGTGTCGGAGAACGAAGGCAAGCTGGAGGCGATCAATACGTGGGACAACGCCTTTCTGACTTTCGGCACTTTTCAGTGGACTGTCGGCACAGGCGCGGGCAGCGGAGAGCTTCCAGCCTTGCTCGCGCGGCTCAAGCAGGATGACGCAGATGTCTTTGAGCGCTACTTCGGCCAGTTTGGCCTTGATGTGACGGGGGTTCGTGCCGGAGCGCCCGAGAATCCGGGTATCACGCCTACCGGTTACTGCTCGCTCGATGGTGAAAAAATTTCCAGTTCGGCAGCAAAGGAGAAGTTGCGCACGCTTGAGTGGGCTTACCGTTTCTGGCTTGCCGGTCACGACGACGTTGTCCGCGCTGCTGAAATCCGGCAAGCGATGGATCGCATCCATATCTTCTACAATAGCCCCCGCCACCAAATCAACGGACGTCCGGTTTGCGATTACGTTTCGTCAGAATACGGCGTTGCCCTGCTTCTCGACCAGCATATCAACCGTCCCGGCCATGTGCCAAAGACGATCGCAGAAGCCGTGACGAAAGTCGGTGGCAGCAAAGACCCTGCAACCTGGAGTGACGACGACGAACGAAGGGTTCTCGACGAATACATCGACCTGCGCTCTCACACCAGTATGACCGATTCCGACAAGCGGGCGCAGAGAATCGCCAACGCAGTCGAAACCGGCATCATTTTGGACAAGCGAGGTTCGTTTGTTGTGTAG